A stretch of the Alnus glutinosa chromosome 6, dhAlnGlut1.1, whole genome shotgun sequence genome encodes the following:
- the LOC133870511 gene encoding protein KINASE OF THE OUTER CHLOROPLAST MEMBRANE 1 isoform X2, translated as MAKQIVPTQPGASFEYELLEDDPEHLITVVASSSQRSPWIEPSKLKLRHRIGRGPFGDVWLATHHQSTEDYDEFHEVAVKMLQPIKEEHTRALLDKFEDLFSKCQGVGGVCWLHGVSIISGKICIVMKFYEGSVGDKMACLRGGNHSLPDVLRYGIDLAQGILELHSKGILVLNLKPSNVLLNANDQAILGDFGIPYLLLGIPFPRSDMARRLGTPNYMSPEQWQPEVRGPISLETDSWGFGCCIVEMLTGVQPWRRRSVDEIYHSVVRKQEKPCIPDGLPLLLENVLIGCFEYDLRSRPLMTDILHVFQSLKNTINNEGGWTGLGSCSILEKSSNTGYTHWFLAKDHLQVGDTVRSRKPPNSCKPENMEVPEGTVVGLERDKDRDRDGFVLVRVHGIHDPLRVHVSTLERVTIGLAAGDWVRLKEEDKKHSPVGIIHSINRDGTVAVGFIGMETLWKGSSSVFQMAESYCVGQFVRLKANVLSSRFEWPRKRGGAWATGRIRWILPNGCLIVKFPGILTFGDEWTTYLADPAEVEVVTFNTCPGMVNKYQHLEDFHWAVRPLLITLGLFTAMRLGIFVGTKMGISKAKKRQASAIQADSEHMDSQNAGNPAWIPPKVANMLFVSKAS; from the exons ATGGCTAAACAAATTGTTCCCACACAACCGGGTGCTTCTTTTGAGTACGAGCTTCTTGAAGATGATCCCGAACACCTTATAACCGTGGTGGCCTCCTCAAGCCAGAGAAGTCCATGGATTGAACCTTCGAAATTGAAACTTAGACACAGAATCGGGAGGGGCCCTTTTGGGGATGTTTGGTTAGCAACTCATCATCAGTCGACCGAAGACTATGATGAGTTTCATGAAGTGGCTGTCAAGATGTTACAGCCGATCAAAGAGGAGCACACGAGGGCTTTGTTGGATAAGTTTGAGGATTTGTTTTCCAAGTGTCAAGGTGTAGGAGGTGTTTGTTGGCTACATGGGGTTTCAATTATAAGTGGAAAG ATATGCATCGTTATGAAATTCTACGAGGGATCGGTTGGTGACAAAATGGCTTGCCTTCGAGGAGGGAATCATTCATTGCCTGATGTTTTGAG ATATGGTATTGATTTGGCTCAGGGAATTCTGGAACTGCACTCAAAAGGGATTTTAGTGCTTAACCTTAAACCTTCTAATGTGCTTCTTAATGCAAATGATCAAGCAATTCTAGGAGATTTTGGTATCCCTTATCTACTTCTTGGTATCCCATTCCCACGCTCAGATATGGCTCGCAGGCTTGGAACACCAAACTATATGTCTCCAGAGCAATGGCAACCAGAAGTGAGAGGTCCAATATCCTTGGAGACCGATTCATGGGGATTCGGGTGCTGCATTGTTGAGATGTTGACTGGTGTTCAGCCTTGGCGCAGGAGATCTGTAGATGAAATTTATCATTCAGTCGTCAGAAAGCAAGAAAAGCCATGTATCCCTGATGGCCTTCCTCTACTACTTGAGAATGTTCTAATTGGTTGCTTTGAGTATGACTTGAGGAGTCGTCCTTTGATGACAGACATATTGCATGTGTTTCAAAG CTTGAAGAATACCATCAACAATGAGGGAGGCTGGACAGGTCTTGGAAGTTGTTCAATCTTGGAAAAATCAAGTAACACTGGTTACACACACTGGTTCCTTGCAAAGGATCATCTGCAAGTGGGTGACACGGTGCGCTCCAGAAAGCCACCAAACTCGTGCAAACCTGAAAACATGGAAGTCCCAGAAGGAACAGTTGTGGGTTTAGAACGCGACaaagatagagatagagatggTTTTGTTTTGGTGAGGGTCCATGGCATCCATGACCCATTAAGGGTTCATGTCTCAACTCTGGAGCGGGTCACAATTGGCTTGGCAGCTGGTGATTGGGTACGCTTGAAGGAAGAAGACAAGAAGCACTCACCAGTGGGTATTATTCATTCCATCAATCGTGATGGAACTGTGGCTGTTGGATTTATAGGGATGGAAACTCTTTGGAAGGGAAGCTCTTCTGTGTTCCAGATGGCAGAATCTTACTGTGTGGGCCAGTTTGTTAGACTGAAAGCCAATGTTCTGAGCTCTCGATTTGAGTGGCCTCGTAAAAGGGGTGGTGCTTGGGCTACAGGGAGGATTCGGTGGATCCTACCGAATGGGTGCCTTATTGTCAAGTTCCCAGGGATTTTGACTTTTGGAGATGAATGGACCACCTACTTGGCTGATCCAGCTGAAGTAGAAGTGGTTACATTTAACACTTGCCCAGGGATGGTAAACAAGTATCAGCACCTTGAGGATTTTCACTGGGCAGTGAGACCACTTCTGATTACACTGGGCCTATTTACAGCCATGAGGCTAGGCATCTTTGTTGGAACGAAAATGGGGATTTCGAAAGCGAAGAAGCGACAGGCCAGTGCTATACAAGCTGACAGTGAACACATGGATAGCCAAAATGCTGGCAATCCTGCATGGATCCCTCCAAAAGTGGCAAATATGCTTTTTGTTAGTAAAGCTAGTTAA
- the LOC133870511 gene encoding protein KINASE OF THE OUTER CHLOROPLAST MEMBRANE 1 isoform X1 encodes MIEGMAKQIVPTQPGASFEYELLEDDPEHLITVVASSSQRSPWIEPSKLKLRHRIGRGPFGDVWLATHHQSTEDYDEFHEVAVKMLQPIKEEHTRALLDKFEDLFSKCQGVGGVCWLHGVSIISGKICIVMKFYEGSVGDKMACLRGGNHSLPDVLRYGIDLAQGILELHSKGILVLNLKPSNVLLNANDQAILGDFGIPYLLLGIPFPRSDMARRLGTPNYMSPEQWQPEVRGPISLETDSWGFGCCIVEMLTGVQPWRRRSVDEIYHSVVRKQEKPCIPDGLPLLLENVLIGCFEYDLRSRPLMTDILHVFQSLKNTINNEGGWTGLGSCSILEKSSNTGYTHWFLAKDHLQVGDTVRSRKPPNSCKPENMEVPEGTVVGLERDKDRDRDGFVLVRVHGIHDPLRVHVSTLERVTIGLAAGDWVRLKEEDKKHSPVGIIHSINRDGTVAVGFIGMETLWKGSSSVFQMAESYCVGQFVRLKANVLSSRFEWPRKRGGAWATGRIRWILPNGCLIVKFPGILTFGDEWTTYLADPAEVEVVTFNTCPGMVNKYQHLEDFHWAVRPLLITLGLFTAMRLGIFVGTKMGISKAKKRQASAIQADSEHMDSQNAGNPAWIPPKVANMLFVSKAS; translated from the exons ATG ATTGAGGGAATGGCTAAACAAATTGTTCCCACACAACCGGGTGCTTCTTTTGAGTACGAGCTTCTTGAAGATGATCCCGAACACCTTATAACCGTGGTGGCCTCCTCAAGCCAGAGAAGTCCATGGATTGAACCTTCGAAATTGAAACTTAGACACAGAATCGGGAGGGGCCCTTTTGGGGATGTTTGGTTAGCAACTCATCATCAGTCGACCGAAGACTATGATGAGTTTCATGAAGTGGCTGTCAAGATGTTACAGCCGATCAAAGAGGAGCACACGAGGGCTTTGTTGGATAAGTTTGAGGATTTGTTTTCCAAGTGTCAAGGTGTAGGAGGTGTTTGTTGGCTACATGGGGTTTCAATTATAAGTGGAAAG ATATGCATCGTTATGAAATTCTACGAGGGATCGGTTGGTGACAAAATGGCTTGCCTTCGAGGAGGGAATCATTCATTGCCTGATGTTTTGAG ATATGGTATTGATTTGGCTCAGGGAATTCTGGAACTGCACTCAAAAGGGATTTTAGTGCTTAACCTTAAACCTTCTAATGTGCTTCTTAATGCAAATGATCAAGCAATTCTAGGAGATTTTGGTATCCCTTATCTACTTCTTGGTATCCCATTCCCACGCTCAGATATGGCTCGCAGGCTTGGAACACCAAACTATATGTCTCCAGAGCAATGGCAACCAGAAGTGAGAGGTCCAATATCCTTGGAGACCGATTCATGGGGATTCGGGTGCTGCATTGTTGAGATGTTGACTGGTGTTCAGCCTTGGCGCAGGAGATCTGTAGATGAAATTTATCATTCAGTCGTCAGAAAGCAAGAAAAGCCATGTATCCCTGATGGCCTTCCTCTACTACTTGAGAATGTTCTAATTGGTTGCTTTGAGTATGACTTGAGGAGTCGTCCTTTGATGACAGACATATTGCATGTGTTTCAAAG CTTGAAGAATACCATCAACAATGAGGGAGGCTGGACAGGTCTTGGAAGTTGTTCAATCTTGGAAAAATCAAGTAACACTGGTTACACACACTGGTTCCTTGCAAAGGATCATCTGCAAGTGGGTGACACGGTGCGCTCCAGAAAGCCACCAAACTCGTGCAAACCTGAAAACATGGAAGTCCCAGAAGGAACAGTTGTGGGTTTAGAACGCGACaaagatagagatagagatggTTTTGTTTTGGTGAGGGTCCATGGCATCCATGACCCATTAAGGGTTCATGTCTCAACTCTGGAGCGGGTCACAATTGGCTTGGCAGCTGGTGATTGGGTACGCTTGAAGGAAGAAGACAAGAAGCACTCACCAGTGGGTATTATTCATTCCATCAATCGTGATGGAACTGTGGCTGTTGGATTTATAGGGATGGAAACTCTTTGGAAGGGAAGCTCTTCTGTGTTCCAGATGGCAGAATCTTACTGTGTGGGCCAGTTTGTTAGACTGAAAGCCAATGTTCTGAGCTCTCGATTTGAGTGGCCTCGTAAAAGGGGTGGTGCTTGGGCTACAGGGAGGATTCGGTGGATCCTACCGAATGGGTGCCTTATTGTCAAGTTCCCAGGGATTTTGACTTTTGGAGATGAATGGACCACCTACTTGGCTGATCCAGCTGAAGTAGAAGTGGTTACATTTAACACTTGCCCAGGGATGGTAAACAAGTATCAGCACCTTGAGGATTTTCACTGGGCAGTGAGACCACTTCTGATTACACTGGGCCTATTTACAGCCATGAGGCTAGGCATCTTTGTTGGAACGAAAATGGGGATTTCGAAAGCGAAGAAGCGACAGGCCAGTGCTATACAAGCTGACAGTGAACACATGGATAGCCAAAATGCTGGCAATCCTGCATGGATCCCTCCAAAAGTGGCAAATATGCTTTTTGTTAGTAAAGCTAGTTAA
- the LOC133871910 gene encoding ATP synthase subunit b', chloroplastic, with amino-acid sequence MANMIMASSKTLVPPSPSLSTTKPKPPISQLPALPKITIKAPQLPTLSSSTLIKSLSLAAATAVAVVPPSFAAEIEKAALFEFNLTLPIIVAEFLFLQFALDKLYFTPLGNYMDQRDADIREKLSSVKDTSGEVKQLEEQAKAILKAARAEISGALNKMKKETQVEVEQKLAEGRKKVEAELQEALANLELQKEETIKALDSQIAALSQDIVKKVLPIS; translated from the coding sequence aTGGCCAACATGATCATGGCTTCCTCCAAAACCCTAGTCCCACCCTCTCCTTCCCTCTCCACCACAAAACCCAAACCCCCCATTTCCCAACTCCCAGCGCTCCCCAAAATCACAATCAAGGCCCCCCAACTCCCCACCCTCTCGTCCTCCACTCTCATCAAATCCCTGTCCCTCGCGGCCGCCACCGCTGTCGCCGTCGTCCCTCCCTCCTTCGCCGCAGAGATAGAAAAAGCCGCCCTCTTCGAATTCAACCTCACCCTCCCCATCATCGTGGCCGAGTTCCTGTTCCTCCAGTTCGCTCTCGACAAGCTCTACTTCACCCCTCTCGGCAATTACATGGACCAACGAGACGCCGACATTAGGGAGAAGCTGAGCAGCGTCAAGGACACCTCCGGTGAGGTGAAGCAGCTGGAGGAGCAGGCCAAGGCGATCCTCAAGGCTGCCAGGGCCGAGATATCCGGGGCGCTCAACAAGATGAAGAAGGAGACGCAGGTGGAGGTGGAGCAGAAGCTGGCTGAGGGCAGGAAGAAGGTGGAGGCCGAGTTGCAGGAGGCCTTGGCCAATTTGGAGCTACAGAAGGAGGAGACCATTAAGGCCCTTGATTCCCAGATTGCTGCTCTCAGTCAGGATATTGTCAAGAAGGTCCTTCCTATTTCCTAA